A region from the Tahibacter amnicola genome encodes:
- a CDS encoding helix-turn-helix domain-containing protein → MITAAQLRAARALAGMDQKTLAEKAGVSLPTIQRMEASPGNVRGVVDTLAKIIAALDTAGIELIGENMPSQGSGRGVRLKAPSQ, encoded by the coding sequence ATGATTACCGCCGCGCAACTTCGCGCTGCGCGCGCCTTGGCAGGTATGGACCAAAAGACGTTGGCCGAAAAAGCGGGCGTGTCATTGCCGACCATTCAGCGGATGGAGGCCAGCCCCGGCAACGTCCGCGGCGTGGTAGACACGCTTGCCAAGATCATCGCCGCTTTGGATACCGCAGGCATCGAATTGATCGGCGAAAACATGCCCAGCCAGGGCTCGGGGCGTGGTGTACGCCTCAAGGCACCCTCACAGTAG
- a CDS encoding IS5 family transposase, giving the protein MRTPDVQQLGLFSYVSVEARVPPDHPIRQLRELVDGILANMDELFESRYARIGRPSIPPERLLRASLLQVVYSVRSERLLMEQLDYNLLFRWFVGLNIDDRVWDHSTFSFNRDRLFDEEIAQRFFDHTVLVAQLKQLVSNEHFSVDGTLLEAWASHKSFRPKDGDGSDDSGNFHGQKRSNETHESTTDPDARLMRKGAGKEAKLCYQASTLMENRNGLLVGVDVRHATGTSERESGLLLVDEMLLGAGCTLGADKAYDTHAFVAALKERGIKPHVAQNNSHRRSAVDGRTASSKGYAISQRVRKKIEQGFGWVKTIGELRKLTRVGLPAVRAWVTWTFAAYNLIRIGGIQGWWNPSPT; this is encoded by the coding sequence ATGCGAACACCGGACGTTCAGCAACTCGGATTGTTCTCCTACGTATCGGTCGAGGCACGCGTTCCGCCGGATCATCCCATTCGTCAGTTGCGGGAATTGGTTGACGGAATCTTGGCAAATATGGACGAACTATTCGAGTCGCGTTATGCCAGGATCGGGCGGCCGTCCATTCCGCCGGAACGGTTGCTTCGTGCATCGCTGTTGCAGGTCGTGTACAGCGTACGCAGCGAGCGACTGCTGATGGAACAGCTGGACTACAACCTTCTGTTTCGCTGGTTTGTTGGCCTGAATATCGACGATCGAGTATGGGACCATTCCACCTTCTCGTTCAATCGAGATCGGTTGTTCGATGAAGAGATCGCCCAACGATTTTTCGATCACACCGTGTTGGTGGCGCAGCTCAAACAGCTGGTGAGTAACGAGCACTTTTCGGTGGACGGAACACTGTTGGAGGCTTGGGCCTCTCACAAGAGCTTTCGCCCGAAGGACGGCGACGGTAGCGATGACAGCGGAAACTTTCACGGTCAAAAGCGCAGTAACGAAACACACGAATCTACGACGGATCCCGACGCACGCTTGATGCGCAAAGGTGCTGGCAAGGAAGCCAAGCTGTGCTACCAAGCCAGCACATTGATGGAGAACCGGAACGGTCTGCTGGTGGGAGTTGATGTACGCCATGCGACTGGGACATCCGAGCGAGAAAGCGGCCTGTTGCTGGTCGACGAAATGCTCCTGGGCGCCGGATGCACATTGGGTGCAGACAAAGCCTATGACACTCATGCTTTCGTAGCCGCGTTGAAGGAGCGTGGTATCAAGCCTCACGTTGCCCAGAACAATAGCCACCGTCGAAGTGCAGTTGACGGACGCACCGCATCAAGCAAGGGATACGCGATCAGCCAGCGGGTTCGAAAGAAGATCGAGCAAGGATTTGGTTGGGTCAAGACCATCGGTGAACTTCGAAAGCTGACTCGCGTGGGACTTCCGGCTGTGCGCGCATGGGTTACTTGGACATTCGCCGCCTACAACTTGATCCGCATCGGTGGCATCCAAGGATGGTGGAATCCTTCGCCGACGTAG
- a CDS encoding RNA-directed DNA polymerase, whose product MTILTEQSLEFAREHIEKFYDSDFFPKPPEFLALWHQWSDVKKELMSKNVPKLWVTSPRAMTIAKPKAGFRVVHQLEPLDSLVYSALACHVAEGVEAARMPPELHVACSYRFQIADGSYFAGGSGWTNFTSKTEELATKFSHILVTDITDFYNQIYLHRLNNGIEAADPALKPTADDIETFLSMLNEKASQGVPVGPAASIVMAEAVLIDVDTFLRDQGVPHTRYVDDFRVFSNSPRELQQVLERLTLYLYQNHRLTLSSDKTLVMKAKTYVKEYLHSTYTEEKIKLLETLEVFNPYTDEIEQIQIEIDDDAEIQKAQLQAAIEKVLAYEHLDLGLARSVIRTARRHKISAIAEHLLQNFEFFIPVVNDVALYLQEVTDVELAKSLLPHLESIVDFGTLDSQLVRFWMEWHVAQQATYMGAPKLHGLVFGGSNIENQALAAITTKNIAWVRNHKAGVYNLGGWARRAILNASRVLPSDEREHWLKLFINNSPVILDRWVAKWVLETA is encoded by the coding sequence ATGACTATTCTCACTGAACAATCGCTGGAGTTCGCTCGAGAGCACATCGAGAAGTTCTACGACTCCGATTTTTTTCCGAAGCCGCCCGAATTTTTGGCCCTGTGGCACCAATGGAGCGATGTGAAGAAAGAGTTGATGTCAAAGAACGTACCGAAGCTCTGGGTCACCTCTCCTCGCGCTATGACAATTGCTAAGCCGAAAGCAGGCTTTCGGGTCGTGCACCAGCTGGAACCGCTGGACTCGCTGGTCTATTCAGCCCTAGCGTGTCATGTGGCTGAAGGTGTCGAAGCAGCACGGATGCCGCCGGAACTACACGTTGCGTGCTCGTACCGCTTTCAGATCGCGGACGGCAGCTACTTCGCAGGTGGCTCGGGCTGGACTAACTTTACTAGCAAGACCGAGGAGCTCGCCACGAAGTTCTCGCACATCTTAGTCACAGACATCACCGACTTCTACAATCAGATTTATCTCCATCGACTGAATAACGGAATTGAGGCAGCAGACCCAGCTCTCAAGCCGACCGCAGACGACATCGAGACGTTCCTGTCAATGCTGAACGAAAAGGCTTCTCAAGGGGTTCCTGTAGGTCCGGCCGCTAGCATTGTTATGGCAGAAGCGGTGCTGATCGACGTGGACACCTTCTTGCGTGACCAGGGCGTCCCTCATACCCGGTATGTAGATGATTTTCGCGTCTTCTCCAACTCACCGCGTGAGTTGCAGCAGGTTCTGGAACGGCTCACCCTATATCTGTATCAGAACCATAGACTGACTCTCTCTTCTGATAAGACGCTAGTTATGAAGGCGAAAACCTATGTCAAGGAGTACTTGCATAGCACGTACACCGAAGAGAAGATCAAGCTTCTCGAGACCTTAGAGGTTTTTAACCCGTACACCGACGAGATCGAACAAATTCAGATCGAAATTGACGACGACGCGGAAATTCAGAAGGCACAACTGCAAGCTGCGATCGAAAAGGTTCTCGCTTACGAACACCTAGACTTGGGACTGGCGCGCAGCGTAATTCGCACGGCCAGACGGCACAAGATATCTGCTATCGCTGAACACCTGCTACAAAATTTCGAATTCTTCATTCCAGTGGTTAACGACGTCGCACTTTATCTTCAGGAGGTGACCGACGTAGAACTTGCGAAAAGTCTTCTTCCGCATCTTGAGTCTATTGTTGACTTTGGAACACTTGACAGTCAGCTGGTTCGCTTCTGGATGGAATGGCATGTCGCTCAGCAAGCTACATATATGGGGGCGCCCAAGCTTCATGGCCTTGTCTTTGGCGGATCTAATATCGAGAACCAAGCACTTGCGGCCATAACAACAAAAAACATTGCTTGGGTGAGGAATCACAAAGCAGGTGTTTACAACCTTGGGGGCTGGGCCCGCCGTGCGATATTGAATGCATCTAGAGTCTTGCCGAGCGACGAGCGCGAGCACTGGCTCAAACTATTCATCAACAACTCACCTGTCATTTTGGATAGATGGGTGGCGAAATGGGTGCTTGAGACGGCGTGA
- a CDS encoding IS3 family transposase (programmed frameshift), producing the protein MARYGKAFRDRAVARLLPPESADVNVVSREIGISADTLERWRAEALASGQKNGGWTAGARFEALLTTAAMSEEEKNAWCRSQGLFPSELAQWRAAATGALERPDAAQQVPSERRQVKELERELRRKEKALAETAALLVLSKKTRGDLPQGRGRMIAMEDRRWMVEAIDEAHCSGARLSVACSLAGIDIRTLQRWRRDGGLETGDRRPMAVRPVPAHALTSQERAAILEIANEPRFAALPPAQIVPRLADEGRYVASESSFHRVLRHNQQTTHRGRAKAPERRREPTTHIATAPGQVWCWDVTWLPSRVKGQWFYLYLILDIYSRHIVGHEVQQVESGEHAAHLAKRVALAEGVHTALNKPVLHGDNGASLKATTVLAMLQWLGIAPSYSRPRVSNDNAYAESLFRTAKYRSGYPPEGFGDIQAARRWAADFVHWYNGEHRHSGIQFVTPAQRHRGEDHAILRARHHLYESARAQNPRRWSRGVRDWSPTGAVTLNPDKVVN; encoded by the exons GTGGCTCGATACGGAAAGGCGTTTAGGGACCGGGCGGTAGCGCGATTGCTGCCGCCGGAAAGTGCGGACGTGAATGTGGTGTCGCGCGAGATCGGCATCTCGGCGGATACATTGGAGCGGTGGCGCGCAGAGGCGCTGGCCAGTGGCCAGAAGAACGGCGGTTGGACAGCCGGAGCGCGCTTTGAGGCATTGCTGACGACGGCGGCAATGAGCGAGGAAGAGAAGAACGCGTGGTGCCGGTCGCAAGGGCTGTTTCCGAGCGAGTTGGCGCAGTGGCGTGCTGCCGCGACAGGAGCCCTGGAGCGGCCGGACGCTGCACAGCAGGTGCCGTCGGAGCGGCGTCAGGTGAAGGAGCTGGAGCGCGAGCTTCGTCGCAAGGAGAAAGCGTTGGCGGAGACGGCAGCACTGCTGGTTCTGTCAAA AAAAACTCGAGGCGATCTTCCCCAAGGACGCGGACGAATGATCGCGATGGAAGATCGCCGTTGGATGGTAGAAGCCATTGATGAGGCGCACTGTAGCGGTGCCCGCCTGAGCGTGGCGTGTTCGCTGGCCGGGATCGACATTCGCACGCTGCAGCGATGGCGCCGCGACGGTGGGTTGGAGACCGGTGACCGTCGCCCGATGGCCGTGCGGCCTGTGCCGGCACACGCACTGACGTCGCAAGAGCGTGCAGCGATTCTGGAGATCGCCAACGAACCACGATTTGCCGCCTTGCCGCCGGCGCAGATCGTCCCGCGACTGGCTGATGAGGGCCGCTATGTCGCCAGCGAATCGAGTTTCCATCGCGTTTTGCGCCATAACCAGCAGACCACACACCGCGGTCGCGCGAAAGCGCCAGAACGGCGCAGAGAACCGACAACCCATATTGCCACCGCGCCCGGCCAAGTCTGGTGCTGGGACGTGACCTGGTTGCCGTCACGCGTGAAAGGCCAATGGTTCTATCTCTACCTCATCCTGGACATCTACAGCCGGCATATCGTCGGTCATGAGGTTCAGCAGGTCGAATCCGGTGAGCACGCCGCCCACCTGGCTAAACGCGTCGCGCTGGCCGAAGGCGTGCACACGGCACTGAACAAACCCGTCCTGCATGGCGACAATGGTGCCAGCCTGAAGGCAACGACAGTGCTGGCCATGCTGCAATGGCTTGGCATCGCGCCTTCGTACTCACGTCCGCGCGTGAGCAACGACAACGCGTACGCCGAGTCACTGTTCCGAACCGCCAAGTACCGCTCCGGATATCCGCCGGAAGGATTTGGCGACATCCAGGCCGCTCGTCGGTGGGCAGCTGACTTCGTCCATTGGTACAACGGCGAGCATCGGCATAGCGGCATTCAGTTCGTTACGCCAGCCCAACGTCATCGTGGCGAGGACCATGCCATCTTGCGTGCCCGTCACCACCTGTACGAATCGGCGCGAGCACAGAATCCGCGTCGATGGTCTCGCGGTGTTCGCGACTGGTCGCCCACGGGGGCCGTGACGCTCAATCCGGATAAGGTGGTCAATTGA
- a CDS encoding helix-turn-helix domain-containing protein, translating into MLPWAIFIGYSVLVYAAAIGESGVPQMDAVAGRWHYWQFKRIEDYLTIGINTVLAGLIWSRVSRYYARIEHWLPERFADLLRLLKTVMALALVTAVVNLVSFSAEHLLGLGDRGVFSHAAQAFYVVLVYTVGIVGFRLKDLPQFPEATTEPAPPALPARPDPGTDDAFQKLQALMQTTQLFADPDLNLNTVAQRLGLTATETSRVIKEGSGKHFRAYVNEFRVEAVKRKLLDPDYRSVSVLAISLECGFNAESSFYRVFKAATGLSPTSSSRSQAPVRWPRCLRRTAP; encoded by the coding sequence TTGCTGCCGTGGGCGATCTTCATCGGCTATTCCGTGCTCGTCTACGCGGCGGCTATCGGGGAATCGGGCGTCCCGCAGATGGATGCAGTCGCCGGGCGGTGGCACTACTGGCAGTTCAAGCGGATCGAGGATTACCTGACGATCGGCATCAACACCGTGCTGGCGGGGCTCATCTGGTCGCGGGTCAGTCGTTACTACGCCCGCATCGAGCACTGGTTGCCTGAGCGGTTCGCGGATCTGCTGCGCCTGCTGAAGACCGTCATGGCCCTGGCACTGGTCACGGCCGTCGTCAACCTGGTCAGCTTTTCAGCAGAGCACCTTCTTGGGCTCGGCGACCGTGGGGTGTTCAGCCATGCGGCCCAAGCGTTCTACGTCGTGCTGGTCTACACGGTCGGAATCGTCGGCTTCCGGCTGAAGGATCTGCCGCAGTTTCCGGAGGCGACGACCGAGCCCGCCCCGCCTGCCCTGCCTGCCCGGCCGGACCCGGGCACCGATGATGCCTTCCAGAAGCTGCAGGCCCTGATGCAGACCACGCAGTTGTTCGCCGATCCCGATCTGAATCTGAACACCGTCGCGCAACGCCTGGGTTTGACCGCGACCGAAACCTCCCGTGTGATCAAGGAAGGCTCGGGCAAGCACTTCCGTGCCTACGTCAATGAGTTCCGCGTCGAGGCCGTCAAGCGGAAGCTGCTCGATCCCGACTACCGCAGCGTGTCGGTACTGGCGATCTCGCTCGAATGCGGTTTCAACGCCGAATCGAGCTTCTATCGTGTGTTCAAGGCCGCGACGGGCCTTTCGCCGACATCATCGAGCCGTAGCCAGGCGCCAGTGCGCTGGCCACGTTGCCTAAGGCGAACAGCGCCATGA
- a CDS encoding MFS transporter has protein sequence MSGRLTPAAAAGPALAADTELERERRFWPAIWALGVGGFAIGTGEFVIMGLLPEVARDLGTAIPEAGHVISAYAIGVVIGAPVLAVLSAPWKRRALLMALMALFALGNVASALAPGYGSMMSAKGPSRP, from the coding sequence ATGAGCGGCCGCCTTACCCCGGCGGCTGCCGCCGGGCCCGCGTTGGCGGCGGACACGGAACTTGAGCGCGAGCGCCGCTTCTGGCCGGCCATCTGGGCGCTGGGCGTGGGCGGATTCGCCATTGGCACCGGCGAGTTCGTCATCATGGGCCTGCTGCCCGAGGTCGCCCGCGACCTGGGCACGGCGATTCCCGAGGCGGGCCATGTGATCAGCGCCTACGCGATCGGCGTGGTCATCGGCGCGCCGGTTCTGGCGGTGCTGTCGGCACCGTGGAAGCGCCGCGCGCTGCTGATGGCGCTCATGGCGCTGTTCGCCTTAGGCAACGTGGCCAGCGCACTGGCGCCTGGCTACGGCTCGATGATGTCGGCGAAAGGCCCGTCGCGGCCTTGA
- a CDS encoding NAD(P)-dependent oxidoreductase, protein MKIALIGATGFVGTAVLAELLNRDHQVTTLSRDAAKLAPRPGLVARSVDVYDPEAVTTAVRGHHAVVSAFNPGWNEPELYALFIKGAAAIERGVEAAGVERLLVVGGAGSLYVAPGVQLVDTPEFAQHVPANIVPGARAARDTLAAMQRNTKLNWTFISPPAFLVPGERTGSYRVGGDQLLMAGEQPAGITVADLAVAIVDEIEQPKHVRARFTVARP, encoded by the coding sequence ATGAAAATCGCCCTGATCGGTGCCACCGGATTTGTCGGCACCGCCGTACTCGCTGAGCTGCTCAACCGCGACCACCAGGTCACCACCCTGTCGCGCGACGCCGCCAAGCTGGCGCCCCGTCCGGGCTTGGTGGCTCGGTCCGTCGATGTCTACGACCCCGAGGCGGTGACCACCGCCGTGCGCGGCCACCATGCGGTGGTTTCGGCCTTCAACCCCGGCTGGAACGAGCCGGAGCTGTATGCGCTGTTCATCAAAGGCGCCGCCGCGATCGAGCGCGGCGTCGAAGCCGCCGGCGTGGAACGCTTGCTGGTAGTTGGCGGTGCCGGCAGCCTGTACGTCGCACCGGGCGTCCAATTGGTCGACACACCTGAATTCGCCCAGCACGTGCCGGCCAACATCGTGCCCGGCGCTCGCGCCGCACGCGACACGCTGGCCGCGATGCAGCGCAACACCAAGCTGAACTGGACCTTCATCAGCCCGCCGGCTTTCCTGGTGCCCGGCGAGCGGACCGGCAGCTACCGCGTCGGCGGCGACCAGCTACTGATGGCCGGCGAGCAACCCGCCGGCATCACAGTGGCCGACCTCGCGGTGGCAATCGTCGACGAGATCGAGCAGCCCAAGCACGTCCGCGCTCGCTTCACCGTCGCGCGGCCATGA
- a CDS encoding LysR family transcriptional regulator: MDDLKPLAVFAETVDAGSMSAAARRLGMSPSAVSQVIRALEQQSSVTLLHRSTRKLALTEAGERYYPHCKRLLEAARAAAQALQQARDAPTGELRVSAPVGFVNHVAPALAPLLSEAPQLRLRLLVDDAMIDLIEARVDVAIRVGRMPDSSWVARRLCDLKMILCASPGYLSRYGTPAAPPELMAHQWMSLGREASAGSTQDTFPAPSGTASAKGAIGVLSQAVQMPLDLLQAAEGRRERIVVESRIVSNNQVALQQMCEHSLGIARLAHADVLPSLQRGALVQVLPAWSFPTLPVWAVTPRRDGEEAKVRDALAHLKRYFAALPGASAGDLPQPM; the protein is encoded by the coding sequence ATGGACGACTTGAAGCCGCTGGCAGTTTTCGCCGAAACCGTGGACGCCGGCTCGATGAGCGCGGCCGCGCGGCGGCTGGGCATGAGCCCTTCGGCGGTGAGCCAGGTCATCCGCGCGCTGGAGCAGCAAAGCAGCGTCACGCTGCTGCACCGCTCGACGCGCAAGCTCGCGCTCACCGAAGCGGGCGAACGCTACTACCCGCATTGCAAGCGCCTGCTGGAAGCGGCGCGCGCCGCGGCGCAGGCGCTGCAGCAAGCGCGCGACGCGCCGACGGGCGAGCTGCGGGTGTCGGCGCCCGTGGGTTTTGTCAACCACGTGGCGCCGGCGCTGGCGCCGCTGCTGTCAGAGGCGCCGCAACTGCGGCTGCGCCTCCTGGTCGACGACGCGATGATCGACCTGATCGAAGCGCGCGTAGACGTGGCCATTCGCGTCGGCCGCATGCCTGATTCGAGCTGGGTCGCGCGGCGCCTGTGCGACCTGAAGATGATCCTGTGCGCCTCGCCTGGCTACCTCAGCCGCTACGGCACGCCCGCCGCGCCGCCAGAGTTGATGGCGCATCAATGGATGTCTCTCGGCCGCGAGGCGTCGGCCGGTTCGACGCAAGACACCTTCCCCGCACCCAGCGGCACCGCCAGTGCCAAGGGCGCGATCGGCGTGTTGTCGCAAGCCGTGCAGATGCCGCTGGATCTGCTGCAGGCCGCCGAGGGGCGGCGCGAGCGCATCGTGGTGGAGTCGCGCATCGTGAGCAACAACCAGGTGGCGCTGCAGCAGATGTGCGAACACAGCTTAGGCATTGCGCGTCTGGCGCACGCCGATGTGCTGCCCTCGCTGCAACGCGGGGCGCTGGTGCAGGTGTTGCCCGCCTGGAGCTTTCCTACGCTGCCGGTGTGGGCTGTCACCCCGAGGCGCGATGGCGAAGAGGCCAAGGTGCGCGACGCGCTGGCCCATTTGAAGCGCTACTTCGCGGCGCTGCCCGGCGCAAGTGCCGGCGACTTGCCGCAGCCAATGTAG
- a CDS encoding BON domain-containing protein: MNLSRSIPTTSQLIAIALAFCGGLATEALHAQATTHCEALIGDQHVAAAIESRLRASSRIQADDIVVVVRAGMAELRGVVRSETQKRLAEQMARDIKGVDHLRNQLDVVDWPPVTDLARGEASRREGAHRSRQLRSDFWITTTVENTLALSHGADNCEIVVRTRDGIVVLQGIMASPEARRMAIDLVAGTYGVRSVDAAALLVAVITNAH; the protein is encoded by the coding sequence ATGAACCTGTCCCGCTCAATTCCGACGACCTCTCAGCTCATCGCCATCGCGCTCGCATTTTGTGGTGGTTTAGCAACGGAGGCGCTCCACGCGCAGGCGACCACGCATTGCGAAGCACTGATTGGCGATCAACACGTCGCCGCAGCGATTGAATCGCGCCTGAGGGCAAGCTCACGCATCCAGGCAGATGACATTGTCGTCGTCGTTAGGGCCGGCATGGCGGAATTGCGCGGGGTGGTGCGCAGCGAGACGCAAAAGCGGCTCGCCGAACAGATGGCGCGCGACATCAAAGGCGTAGACCATCTGCGCAACCAACTCGATGTCGTCGACTGGCCGCCTGTCACCGATCTGGCTCGCGGCGAGGCCTCGCGACGCGAAGGTGCCCACCGATCGCGCCAACTGCGTAGCGACTTCTGGATAACAACGACGGTTGAGAACACGTTGGCGCTATCGCATGGCGCCGACAACTGCGAGATCGTCGTCCGCACGCGTGACGGCATCGTTGTGCTGCAAGGCATCATGGCTTCGCCAGAGGCACGCCGCATGGCAATCGATCTCGTCGCAGGCACCTATGGCGTGCGTAGCGTAGACGCCGCTGCCTTGCTCGTCGCGGTGATCACGAACGCACACTGA